Below is a window of Nicotiana tabacum cultivar K326 chromosome 19, ASM71507v2, whole genome shotgun sequence DNA.
agatatagatccaaagaagaacgagaagcTAAGAAAGCCCATCGTAAGgctactagatttaccaaaaataggtctaagagagatctagctgacattaagtgttataagtgtggtaaattTTGCCATATAGCTCCgaattgtaagcttcaaaagctgaaaaccttaagACTAGACGATGagttacgtgataaggtttatggtttgttatacacttctggatcagaATCGGATTATTATTCTAAGTCAAAATCCAAAGCTGAAATagatttacttgatttatctgatagtgataaaaatgttgataatacttgtacaacttgcaaaggtgatacatgtgcttgtgatgatgaattttataaattacaatcacaatttgaaaatgaaaattattacatctgataatgtaatagaacttttaaaagaagttactgatgaaaaacttcgtgaaaaaattattaatttggctgctagttcaggttctaattcaagttctagttttgtaaaaccttttgaaaaagaatttgaatattctcCACCTTATTCTTTACTAGAGGTTAATAACCGTCTGTTGAACAAAAATACAACTCcagcaagagattcttctttcgatgatttaaaaattgaagttgaaaacttgaaacgagagataaaatctcttaaacaaaatcaaatgatttgtgatcataggattactcagattgagaaaatcgattctccagctgagaaatctaatgataaaaacaaaggtatttGTAAAGATGATATTGAAGAAAAAACTATtagttttaatcctaaacatgatatgtttttgggaatgatgcaaattattactgctcataaatggtatatcaaatgtactattctcattgataatagtttttcaattacaaacattgccatgattgatagtggagcagatgttagctgcattcaagaaggtttaatacctacgaaatattttcaaaaaactactcatatggttagatcTGCATCCGGATATGCTTTAGTTATAAAGTATAAGCTTCCTAATATgggtatttgtcagaataaagtctgtattcctcacttctttttcttggtaaaaaaccagttataccctccaattatactcgaaacaccgtttattaacgccatttatccttttactagcatagactcgaaaggttttactgctatttataaggataaagaaataagttatacttttgttacagatccagtaactagagatattaatgctttaattgatatgaagcaacaacatgttgattctttacaattagaattgtttagtatgaatatatttgatactttgaATTCTACTAAAGTACAAGAAAAAATCAATTGATTTCCGAAcagattgctattgatatttgtgctgagcatcctagtgctttttggaatcgaaaaaagcatattgtcactcttccatatgaagacaatttctctgaggatgatattcctattaaatctcgaccttgtcagatgaacgCAGAATTAgtagaattttgcaaaaaagagattgatagcttgctacaaaagggtttgataaaaccctcaaaatctccttggtctttcacagctttttatgttaataacgcagctgaaaaggaacgtggtgttcctagattagtcattaattataaacacttgaataaatatttgaaatgggttaggtatcctattcctaataaaagagatttattgtctagattatatgatgcaaatatattttcaaaattcgacTTAAAATTTGGatattggcagattcaaatatttaaagagcatacttatagaactgcttttaatgttccatttgggcaatatgaatggaatgttatgccttttggtttgaagaatgccccttcagaattccaaaaaattatgaatgatattttcaaccccTATCTAGATTTCATCATTGTTTATATCGATgacattttgatatttttcaaaacacttgaaatgcatattaagcatttagataattttaaaagaattgttatacaaaatggtttggttatctcaaaacaaaaaatgagtttattccaaATAAACATTAGATTTTTAGGACATTATATCTGTCAAGGAAAGATTACTCCtattcaaagatcgattgattttgcttcaaaattttccgatgttattactgatagaactcagttacaaagatttttgggaagtttaaattatattttgcctttttataaagatttgtcgcgtgatttagcccccttatatgataggctaaaaaaaaattataaaaatccttggactgatagtcatactactttggttaaaaatattaagcaacgtgttaaatctttaccttgcttaacctTGCTAATCCTGCATGGAAAAAGATTATAGAGACtgatgcgtctaatattggttatggagggattttgaaacagataaatcccaataataagcatgaatatctgattagattctactctggtaaatggtctgaagcccaaagaaaatacgctactgtggcacatgaaatgttaaccatagtaaaatgtgttttaaaatttcaggacgacttatacaatcaaaagtttttaataaaaactgacgcacaatctgttaaatatatgtttaataaagaCTTTAAATATGATGCCTCGaaaatgatatttgcaagatggcaggctcaattagccccttttgattttgaaatacaatataaaaagtgAATTGATAATTCTCGGTCAGATTTCTTATCCCGTAAATATTTACAGGATGGAACCCCCTtggggtaggggaagaggtagaggttggggaagatcatccccacaGTCCAGAGGAAGATCATCACCTtcaggatcgtcatacggatccacatcaaactccccagttatacaaatggAAAGAAAGAGTTTaacaatgagaggatatctctcaGAGAAGAATCATCGATCGGACCATCTGtacatctggaagatattccagaagatagccCGTTATACGCACATTTGCAGGCCTATTTGACTGCTCAAAAACAGAAAGATATTTCTAccaagcaaagtgatacttttgcttccatcacaaaagatgacaatgatgatatcaagtcatatgaGAAAGTGTCAAAAAAggaaatgatatttcttttagaaaACTCTGACATTCACAGAAAAGAAGagccatggaagatattccaaatgtatttaataaatagtttatattatccgggtgagtcatatAAAACCCGCTCCTATTATGAAACAATACTAACCAGTACGGGCAGTGCAGATTTTCAGCATTTTTCTGGGTATAGAACAgacgagaacgtttataacttctcaaagattataattaaacagatcatatctgttgaagactggggtatatccacaacgaaagaaaggcagataagccttaacaaatCTAGAATGAATTTTACCTATTGGGATTATATCTAGGCATTTGATAAAGTGTTATACTACAATAATGATCGACACAAACATACTTAGTTTAttaaagtatgtgcaaagatatttgcagaaGCTGTTCCTAATTGATTTctgaactggtggtcataccacggtccaacaGTAAAAATTTTACCAAATCCATTTCTCTGGTTATATAAAGAATGGATAAAAGTTTCCCCTTTTATAAACAACTTATATCACTCAGATCATATATGTTACCCAGATAAAATTAACCAGATTTATTTCTTTCTTGAATTCTTTATTCCCTGGATACACAAATGGAATCCAGAAGTCGGATTCACCGAAGAACAAGTCCCATGCTTATACAGGACTTTTTACAGCGACTTTTGGGACAAGTTAATGAAgaaggatcccaaaacaaagactTTATATAGTCAAGAACTCTTGGATTCAATCGAAATAAAAATCCAAGAGTATTCCAGCCaacctcagaaagaggtaatTGATGACAGCTCAGTAAGGCATATTGCCAGAAGAATTtcctttcaagaaggagataaagcaGAAATGATTAACAACTACTTGGAAAAGTCAAAAGAAATTTACTTCATTCCATTAATCAATATGAGAAATCACACACTTCTATGCAGAGTGAAACCAGCAACGATGATATAGCTGGAGATTCTCAACCCTTTGAATCAGAAAAAATACTTTCTGATGAAGATTTATGGAATGCGGAAGAATTCATCCGCAAAATGAAAGAAACAGACA
It encodes the following:
- the LOC142173695 gene encoding uncharacterized protein LOC142173695, with amino-acid sequence MKELLDKKLSGLNIKPIDLSKDFADKMDATYDYKNDVLLEFNKLKSYPKKNSKFTDSRYADKPRMQTYYYNRPTPQDVLIEERDWNQTNTSYSGFTGQLHDWWDNYLTIEERTMVINAQATDEGVDNLGMALVANREDAVYTLILTILEHFNGRFTNQNETVHTLLNGLRCKTLGEFRWYKDTFLSRVMELPENKIEYWKAKFIDGLPSLFAERVKKVLRGSYGEISYRDYTYGKQLKMDKLREKSQLGDFCTQFSLSETSTHKKKKYKYHRYPNQDRPYRRKRSRYRSKEEREAKKAHRKATRFTKNRSKRDLADIKCYKCGKFCHIAPNCKLQKLKTLRLDDELRDKVYGLLYTSGEVENLKREIKSLKQNQMICDHRITQIEKIDSPAEKSNDKNKGICKDDIEEKTISFNPKHDNFSEDDIPIKSRPCQMNAELVEFCKKEIDSLLQKGLIKPSKSPWSFTAFYVNNAAEKERGVPRLVINYKHLNKYLKWVRTFYSDFWDKLMKKDPKTKTLYSQELLDSIEIKIQEYSSQPQKESETSNDDIAGDSQPFESEKILSDEDLWNAEEFIRKMKETDKKPA